In a single window of the Candidatus Methylacidiphilales bacterium genome:
- a CDS encoding type III pantothenate kinase, translated as MPTAQWLLVDVSNSYTKWCWASPSRMQAVKRVATSKINPSWFQDNIWNKHPPTCVYLSSVVPSVTDIFKRQLQVHGTALRLLHGRAALPISLEYPRPETIGADRLANAIGAQDKYGAPAIVVDFGTAVTFDIINADGAYCGGVIAPGLSLMTEYLHEKTALLPLIQLRRPHRTVGKSTAGAIRAGAYWGYSGLVKEILARVVKEQHMRSPTIVATGGDAAFIIQALEQKVIHDPTLTLHGLWRWGVFLQSCSH; from the coding sequence ATGCCGACAGCTCAATGGCTGCTGGTCGACGTTAGCAATTCATACACAAAATGGTGTTGGGCTTCGCCTAGCCGGATGCAAGCTGTCAAGCGAGTCGCCACTTCGAAAATCAACCCCTCTTGGTTTCAAGATAATATATGGAATAAGCATCCCCCCACATGTGTTTATTTGAGCAGCGTAGTGCCAAGTGTGACCGATATATTTAAAAGGCAGCTCCAGGTTCATGGCACAGCTTTGAGGTTGCTACACGGCAGAGCAGCTTTACCGATTTCACTCGAATATCCTCGGCCTGAAACAATCGGCGCTGATCGTTTGGCGAATGCTATTGGTGCTCAAGATAAATATGGTGCGCCAGCAATCGTAGTAGACTTTGGCACGGCTGTGACCTTTGATATTATCAATGCGGATGGGGCTTATTGTGGTGGTGTGATAGCTCCGGGGCTGAGTCTGATGACTGAGTATCTCCACGAAAAGACGGCTCTATTGCCATTGATCCAGCTACGACGACCGCATCGCACTGTCGGTAAAAGCACAGCAGGGGCAATTCGCGCTGGAGCTTATTGGGGCTACAGTGGATTGGTTAAAGAAATCTTAGCACGTGTGGTGAAGGAGCAACACATGCGGAGTCCCACTATAGTTGCAACGGGAGGGGATGCTGCTTTTATCATTCAAGCGCTTGAACAAAAGGTCATTCACGATCCGACGTTAACACTTCACGGCTTGTGGAGATGGGGGGTGTTTCTGCAAAGTTGTTCGCACTAG